The genomic DNA ACCAAGATCAATGCCAACATCGGTAATTCGGCGGTGACCTCTTCCATTGAGGAGGAAGTGTCCAAGATGACCTGGGCCACCCGCTGGGGCGGCGATACGGTGATGGATCTGTCCACCGGCGACAATATCCATGAAACCCGCGAGTGGATCCTGCGCAACTCGCCGGTGCCCATCGGCACCGTACCGATCTACCAGGCACTGGAGAAGGTCAACGGTGTGGCTGAAGACCTGACCTGGGAAATCTTCCGCGACACCCTGATCGAGCAGGCCGAGCAGGGGGTGAGCTACTTCACCATCCACGCCGGCGTTCTGCTGCGCTACGTGCCGATGACCGCCAACCGGGTCACCGGTATTGTCTCCCGCGGCGGTTCGATCATGGCCAAGTGGTGCCTGGCGCACCATAAAGAGAGCTTCCTCTACACCCATTTCGAAGACATCTGCGAGATCATGAAGGCCTACGACGTGACCTTCAGTCTCGGTGATGGCCTGCGCCCCGGTTCCATTGCCGATGCCAACGATGAAGCCCAGTTCAGTGAACTGCGCACCCTGGGTGAGCTCACCAAGATCGCCTGGAAGCACGACGTGCAGGTGATGATCGAAGGCCCTGGTCACGTGCCCATGCACATGATCAAGGCCAACATGGACGAGCAGCTCAAGCATTGTGGTGAGGCGCCGTTCTACACTCTGGGCCCGCTGACCATCGATATCTCTCCGGGCTACGATCACATTTCCAGCGCCATCGGCGCCGCCATGATCGGTTGGTACGGCACCGCCATGCTTTGCTATGTGACCCCGAAAGAGCACCTGGGTCTGCCCAATCGGGAAGACGTGAAGGAAGGTATCATCACCTACAAGATTGCCGCCCATGCGGCGGATCTGGCCAAGGGGCATCCGGGCGCCCAGCTGCGCGACAATGCCCTGTCCAAGGCGCGCTTCGAATTCCGTTGGGAAGACCAGTTCAATCTGGGCCTGGACCCGGACCGTGCCCGGGAATTCCACGATGAGACCTTGCCCAAGCAGGCTCATAAGGTGGCGCATTTCTGCTCCATGTGCGGTCCCAAGTTCTGCTCCATGAAGATCAGCCAGGAAGTCCGTGAGATTTACGGCGATGGCAGGGAGCAGGTGGCGCAGGCGGATGCGGAAGCGGGTATGGAAGAGAAATCCAGGGAGTTCCGTGAAAAGGGTAGCGCCCTTTATCATGAAGCCAATGAGTGATCTGAAGCCGCTGTTCGGCCCCGATGACGTGGAAGTGCTGGAACGGGACACCCCGTTTCAGGGCTTCTTTCGTGTCGATACCCTGACCCTGAGACACCGGCAGTACAACGGCGGCTGGGGCAAACCGGTACGCCGGGAGCTGTTCGTGCGTCCGCAGGCGTCGGCGGTGCTGCCCTATGATCCCCGCCGGGGTGAAATCCTGCTGGTGGAGCAGTTCCGGGTAGGGGCACTGGAGTGGCGGCAGTCTCCCTGGTGTCTGGAGTTGATTGCCGGCATTGCCGACAAGGACGGCGAAAGTGCCGCCGACCTGATTCGCCGTGAAGCCATGGAGGAAGCGGGCATTACCCTGGGCGAGATGGAAACCATCGCCGCCTATATGCCCAGCCCCGGTGGCACCAACGAGCGTCTGCAGGTGTTTGTCGGCCAGGCTGATCTGGCTGATGCCGGTGGTATCTTCGGGTGCCCGGACGAAGGGGAGGACATTCGTGCCCTGACCGTGCCGGTGGCAGATATTCCTGAATTGCTGGCATCCGGTCTGGTGGATAATGCGGCGTCCCTGATTGCTCTGCAGTGGCTGCTGTTGCACCGCGACCGGCTGGATGCGGCCTGGGGCGGGGTATGAAGCGCCGCGACCGCTACCGGCTGGATTTCCGGGCACTGATGAGCCAGTGCGAGGAAAACTACGCCCGCATGCTGCCGCTGATGAATGCCATGGGCGAGCGAGACAGCATGGACGTGGAGCTGGGCCATACCCAGCACACTCATACCCTGCAACTGCGGGTGCTGGAACGCTCTCCCTATACCACCACCGTGCGCCTGGAAGATCAGGAATTGCTGGATGTGCTGCCAGCATCACGGTTGACCGTGCGCCTGTATCACGATGCGCGTCTGGCAGAAGTTACCGAGGCGCGCCCCTTCCGTCGGGTCAATGCCCGCTATGCCTATCCCAACCGCCATATGCACCAGCGTGATGAGAAAGTGCAGTGGAATCGCTTCCTGGCCGAATGGCTCCGTCATGTCCATGATCATGGGCGTGATGCGGGCAACGATTGGCGCCAGCGGGTGACCGGTAATTCCTGACAGTCGCTGTAAAGAATTGCTAACCACGTCCTGATCTTGGACGTCTTTCCTAGAAAAGTGCCATCATCTTGGTTATAAGTGATCCATGAGCGTTGAGGGAATGCTCGGGAGAGCATTCGATGCCTCCCAAACGGGAATAATAAATCGAGGACGGGAGCGGGGATCTTGACGCAGCAGTTGCAGCCCCTTCGAGTAGTGCAGTTATCGGACTGCCATCTGTTTGCCGACACACAAGGCAAGCTGTTGGGCCTGAATACCCAGTTCAGTCTGGACAAGGTGCTGGAGCTGATTCGGCGTGAACAGCCCAGCCCGGATCTGATCCTGGCCACTGGAGATCTGTCCCAGGATGCTTCCCTGGAGTCCTATCAGAGGCTTGGTGAGGCTCTGTCATCTTTCACCGCACCGGTGTACTGGCTTGAGGGCAACCACGACAAGCCTGCCCCCATGCTGAAGGCTCTGGATTGTGATCGCGAGCGCATGAGTCCCTGTGTGTTGGAGATCGGCAACTGGACCATCGTCATGCTCGACTCCACCATACCCGGGGAGGTCCCCGGTGACCTGTTCGACGAAGACCTGAAATTTCTGGACGATGCCCTGGCGGCTGCCAATGGCGAGCATCTGATGGTGTGCCTGCATCATCACCCGGTTCCCATGGAGTGTGCCTGGCTGGACACCCAGGTGGTGGGCAGTGCCGAACAGTTCTTTGCCGTGATCGACCGCCACCCCCGGGTACGCGCCATTATCTGGGGCCATGTGCACCAGGAATACGATGAGCAGCGCAACGGCGTGCGCCTGCTGGCCGTGCCCAGCACCTGCGTGCAGTTCAAACCGAAAAGCGAAGACTTCGCCGTGGACGACGCCAACCCCGGCTACCGACCGTGCCCAGACCGAGAGCGCTGACGGTTAAGCCTGTGTTGCCCAACGGGCGCATGAAAGCCATGAAAGTTACCTTGTCATCGT from Alcanivorax sp. includes the following:
- the thiC gene encoding phosphomethylpyrimidine synthase ThiC; translation: MPDDQRPVTAKPIDESCQPIAGSQKIYVTGSRPDIRVPMREIRQSPTPLADGKFEDNPPVTVYDTSGPYTDPDVTIDVRQGLAPIRLNWIQERNDTEQLEGLTSVYGRKRANDLKTAGLRFQHTRIPRRAKSGKNVTQMHYARQGIITPEMEFIAIRENQRLREHREAGLPMDQHPGQDFGASIPAEITPEFVRDEVARGRAVIPVNINHPEIEPMIIGRNFLTKINANIGNSAVTSSIEEEVSKMTWATRWGGDTVMDLSTGDNIHETREWILRNSPVPIGTVPIYQALEKVNGVAEDLTWEIFRDTLIEQAEQGVSYFTIHAGVLLRYVPMTANRVTGIVSRGGSIMAKWCLAHHKESFLYTHFEDICEIMKAYDVTFSLGDGLRPGSIADANDEAQFSELRTLGELTKIAWKHDVQVMIEGPGHVPMHMIKANMDEQLKHCGEAPFYTLGPLTIDISPGYDHISSAIGAAMIGWYGTAMLCYVTPKEHLGLPNREDVKEGIITYKIAAHAADLAKGHPGAQLRDNALSKARFEFRWEDQFNLGLDPDRAREFHDETLPKQAHKVAHFCSMCGPKFCSMKISQEVREIYGDGREQVAQADAEAGMEEKSREFREKGSALYHEANE
- a CDS encoding NUDIX domain-containing protein gives rise to the protein MSDLKPLFGPDDVEVLERDTPFQGFFRVDTLTLRHRQYNGGWGKPVRRELFVRPQASAVLPYDPRRGEILLVEQFRVGALEWRQSPWCLELIAGIADKDGESAADLIRREAMEEAGITLGEMETIAAYMPSPGGTNERLQVFVGQADLADAGGIFGCPDEGEDIRALTVPVADIPELLASGLVDNAASLIALQWLLLHRDRLDAAWGGV
- a CDS encoding DUF1249 domain-containing protein codes for the protein MKRRDRYRLDFRALMSQCEENYARMLPLMNAMGERDSMDVELGHTQHTHTLQLRVLERSPYTTTVRLEDQELLDVLPASRLTVRLYHDARLAEVTEARPFRRVNARYAYPNRHMHQRDEKVQWNRFLAEWLRHVHDHGRDAGNDWRQRVTGNS
- the cpdA gene encoding 3',5'-cyclic-AMP phosphodiesterase, whose translation is MTQQLQPLRVVQLSDCHLFADTQGKLLGLNTQFSLDKVLELIRREQPSPDLILATGDLSQDASLESYQRLGEALSSFTAPVYWLEGNHDKPAPMLKALDCDRERMSPCVLEIGNWTIVMLDSTIPGEVPGDLFDEDLKFLDDALAAANGEHLMVCLHHHPVPMECAWLDTQVVGSAEQFFAVIDRHPRVRAIIWGHVHQEYDEQRNGVRLLAVPSTCVQFKPKSEDFAVDDANPGYRPCPDRER